The genomic stretch TTAAACCACTCCATAAAAAAGTGCTACAAACCGCTAGTTGGTTTGTAGCACTTTTTTTGTTACGCTTTTAATTCTTTAATACAAGCAATTTTATCATCTGCTCTAAAGAAGTAAGAGCCTGCTACAAGAACGTCTACGCCCGCTTGCTTACATTTTTCTGCGGTTTCGGCATTTACACCACCGTCGACTTCGATCACATAGCTGCCGTTATTTTCTCGGCGCCAATGATCCAGATAGCGCATGTTTTTGATGGTAGAATCAATGAAAGCTTGTCCACCAAACCCTGGATTTACGGTCATTTGTAAAACTAAATCTACATCTGCTAAAACGGCATCCAGCACGCTCGCCGGTGTTCCTGGATTAAGCACGACTCCCGCTTTACAGCCCGCTGCCTTAATTTGTTGAATGACGCGGTGGATGTGCGGCGCCGCTTCGATATGCACGGAAATAATGTGCGCCCCAGCTGCTGCAAATTTTTCAATATAGTTTTCTGGGTTCGAGAGCATTAAGTGGACATCCAGTGGAATAGTCGCTGTTTTCTTGATTTGCTCGACCATATCAATTCCAAACGTCAGATTCGGCACAAAATGTCCGTCCATGACATCGATATGAAGGTAGTCAGCTCCGGCATGTTCTGCTTCTTTAATGGAGTTTGCCATGTTCATATAATCAGCTGCGAGTAACGATGGCGCTACGAATGTCATACGCGCACACCGGCTTTCGCAATCACAGTTTCGACACGATCCGCCACATTTTCTGGTGTAAATCCATAAGCGTTAAACAAATCTTTCGCAGGGGCAGATGCGCCGAAGTGATCGATTCCTAACATATCGCCTTCTGACCCAATAAATTCTTTCCAACCGAATGTTGCTCCTGCTTCAATCGCAAATCTCGCTGTGACTTCTTTTGGTAAAATGCTTTCTTTATAAGCATCGGTTGTTTTTTCAAAGCGTTCCCAGCTGGATAAACTAACAACGGAAACGTCGATATCTTTTTTCGCAAGTTCGGCTTTCGCTTCAATTGCAAGGGACACTTCTGATCCTGTTGCGATAATGATAGCGTCTGGTTTGGAACTATTTGCTGGTGCTACGATATAAGCACCTTTATCTACACCTGCATCCACTTCTTCTTGTGCATTTTCAAGCACTGGTAAGTCTTGGCGTGATAATACAAGTGCGATTGGACCATTTGTGTTAGTTGCGGCAATTTCCCAAGCAGCGCGGGTTTCTTTGGCATCGGCTGGGCGAATAACTGTTAGGCCTGGCATAGCACGAAGCGAGGCTAGTTGTTCGATTGGTTCATGTGTCGGGCCGTCTTCACCTACAGCGATACTGTCATGCGTGAATACATACGTTACTGGAAGTTGCATTAAAGCAGCCATCCGCATTGCTGGGCGGACATAGTCTGAGAAGACGAAGAAAGTCGAGCCAAACACTCGCAAACCGCTATGAAGTGCCATTCCGTTTAACATTGCTCCCATCGCAAATTCGCGCACACCGAACCAGATATTTTTACCAGCTGGGTCTTGAATGCTGTATGCTGGGCTCGCATCAATAAATGTTTTGTTCGAGCAACCTAAGTCAGCGGATCCCCCGAAAAGTTCCGGTAATTCGGCTGCAATTGCGTTAATCATTTTCCCAGAAGCAGAGCGCGTTGCAACATTTGTGCCTGCTTCAAAAGTTGGCAAATTAGCGTTCCAATCGGCAGCTACTTCTCCCGCTAACACGCGGTCTAATTGACTTGCAAGTTCTGGGAATTCTTTTTTGTAATTAGCGAGCATTGTGTTCCAAGCACCCTCTAGTTTTTCCCCGCGAGCTTTGTAATTTCTTAAGTAATCACGAACTTCGGCTGGTACTGTGAAAGGTTCTTCTGCCCATTCGTAATGCTCTTTTGCACCATTTGCTTCTTTTTCACCGAGCGGAGCACCGTGACTTGCGGAGCTGCCTGCTTTTGTTGGCGCGCCGTAACCGATGACTGTTTTCACTTCGATTAGCGTTGGTTTCGATGTTTCTAATTTTGCTTGAACAATTTTTTCTTGAATTGCCGCTAAATTGTTGCCATCTTCTACACGTAAAACTTGCCAGCCGTATGCGCGGAAACGGTCTGCTGCATTTTCACTGAACGTTGCGCTTAAATCTCCATCTAAACAAATATCATTGGAATCGTACAATACGATTAATTTCCCAAGTCCTAAATGTCCTGCAAGTGAGGCTGTTTCTGATGCCACGCCTTCCATCAAGTCTCCGTCACCACAAATCGCATACGTATAATGGTCGACAATTGGATAATTTGGTTGGTTATACTCCGCCGCTAAATGAGACTCTGCAAGCGCCATTCCAGCCGCCATACCAATCCCTTGTCCAAGCGGGCCACTCGTTGCATCGACTCCAGCAGTCCATCCAAATTCAGGGTGTCCTGGTGTCAAACTATCTAATTGACGGAACTGTTTTAAGTCTTCCATTTTTACATCATAACCAAATAAATGAAGCATGCTATAAAGTAGCGCAGACCCGTGTCCTGCTGATAAAACAAAGCGATCGCGGTTAAACCATTCTGGGTTGGCTGGGTTGAATACTAAATGTTTCGCAAATAGCATATACGCCATTGGAGCTGCTCCCATCGGCATTCCTGGGTGTCCTGAATTTGCTTTCTCAATCATATCAATGGATAACGAACGAATCGTGTCCACGGCTTGTCTATCTAATGTTTTTTTCAAAACTGTCATCTCCCTTAAATTGTTTGTGCTTTATTACACATGTTTTTCTACATCTGACCAAATGTGTACTAGTCTTTCTGCATAACTCGTTTTATCTCGGTCATGAAATAACGCGGATGTGCCTAGTACATAAATGTCTGGTAAGCAATCTCGCATTAAGCCTACTGTTTCTTTATTAATATTGCCATCCACTTCAATGAGCGGCGCATGGACTTTTCCAGCTAGTTTTGCTTTTAAATCATGTAGCTTTTGTAATACATCTGTTTGAAATTTTTGTCCCGCAAAACCCGGGTTTACAGTCATCATTAACACCATTTCGACATCATCTAAATAAGGATAAATGGCTTCGATAGGTGTTTCTGGATTTATCGCAATCGATGGTTTAACGTTGTAAGAGCGGATTTTCCGGATGACTTCTGACACGTCTTCCGCTACTTCTACATGAAAAGAAATATATTCCGGTTTCACAGGACCAAACATGTCAATATATTTAAGTGGGGTAATCGTAGCCAAATGTATGTCTAGAGGGATTTCTGTATTGTTTCGCACTATTTCCAAATATTCTGGACCGAGCGCAAGATTATTCACATATACACCGTCCATCACATCGCAGTGTAGTAGTTCCACACCAGCAGATTCAAGGCGACGGAGCTCTTCACCTAAATGTAGTTGGTCTGCACACATAATTGAAGCGGCTATTTTCCTCATGTTCATCCTCACTTTCTTTCGAGTTCAGTAATTTTATCCAATCGGCGTTTATGGCGATCTCCTGCAAATGATGCCTCAAGCCAAGTATCAACAAGTAAAAGCGCTAATCCTTCACCGATAACACGTTCGCCTAGACAGAGAACATTGCTATTGTTATGTTCGCGGGTGGCACGCGCTGAGAAAGTATCCGAAACAACCGCAGCACGGATTCCGTCCACTTTGTTAGCAGCAATACTCATACCTATTCCAGTTCCACAGCACAAAATACCGAGTTCAGATTGCCCGCTTACTACTTGATTGGCAACTTCTTCTGCATAAGATGGAAAATCGACACTTTCATCTGTATATGTTCCAATATCAACAACTTCAATATCTTTTTCACGTAAATGTTTCACAATGGCATCTTTTAGTCTACGTCCGCCGTGGTCGCAACCAATTGTTAATTTCATTTAATTTCACCTTCATTAATAGATTTTTTTCTTTTAACGTCTTATAATGAAATGGAACCGAGAACATACGCGAATATGTTCTCGGCTCATTTCTAAGGATGACTACTGTAAAACATCTGAGCCCGAGAAGCTTTGGATTCGTTTGCACGGTTATCCTTTTTTTGATGTTTTTTCATACAGCCCATCCTCCATTATTAAGATTTCACTAATACTTTAATTTCATTTCCTGCCATAACTGCCTCGAAAGCCTCGCGCCAGTCATCCAAACCGTATACTTTAGTAATCATTTTATCCGTATTGATTTTGCCATTTGCTAGTAAGTCGAGCGCTAAAATCCAAGAAGATGGTTTTTGCGAACGGCTGCCGATATAAGCAATTTCACGTTGGATAATGGATTCTTCATCAATCGCATTTTTCTTTTCGGCAAAAAGTCCTACTTGAACAAAATCGCCTTTTTTCTTCGTTAGAGGTAATCCTTGATTTACAGCGGGTACTGCGCCAGAACAATCAAATACGCGTTCCGCTCCGTAACCATCTGTCATGCCAAGCACAACTTCAGCCAAGTCTTCTTTTAAAGTATCGACAATCCGGTCCATTCCAAGCTCTTTTGCTAGACGTAAGCGGTCACTATCTTTGGTAATTCCTGCCATAATCACCGTTGCCCCTTGCGCTTTCACAACTTGAGCTAGTAACAAACCAATTGGACCTGGTCCGAAAACAAGTACTGTGTCATCTGGACGAATCGTTGTTTTTTCAAGCGCCGAATGCACACAACATGCAAGCGGTTCTGTTAGTGCTGCTGCTTCGAGCGAAATACGTTCATCAAGCACGTGACAACTTTCTTCGCGAGATAAAACAAATTCTGCAAAACTACCATTTGCTTGCGTACCAATGCCGCGACGATTGCTACATAAATTGTAATCACGTTCCTTACAATAAATACATTCTCCACAAGTTTCAAAAGTTGTTTCACTTGTGACACGGTCTCCCACTTTGATACTTGTTACATCTGGCCCAACTTCTACAACGACACCAGAAAATTCATGTCCCAGTGTGACGGGAGTTGTTGGATTTTTGTATTCACCTTTAAACGTATGGATGTCTGATCCGCAAATACCAGTGAATGCTACTTTGATTTTTACTTTGTCGCCATAGACTTGTGGTTCTTCTACATCTCTTAGCTCCATTTGATCATATCCGGGGTTTGTTTTTACTACTGCTTTCAAATTAATCGTCACCTTTCTGCGGCAATATCATCACTTTGTTATAATCATGCTCTCTGGAAAGAATCATATCAAACGCTTCTTTCGTTTCTTCTAGCTTATAACGATGCGAAATTAGTGGTTTCAGTTTAATTCGACCTTGTTTCACGAATTCAATCGACGTACGCCATTCCTCACCAGGAAATGGTGCCGAGTAAGAATTCCAAAAACCTTTCAGCGTAAGTTCACGTCTAAAAATATTTTCAAAAGCTTCCTCGTGTAAAAGCACATCTGCGTAAGCTATTCCTAGAAAACCAACTTTACCTTTTTTCTTTGTTACAAGAAGACATTGTTCTTGCGTTATTTTGGAACCAGCACACTCGAGCGCTATATCTGCCCCAAGACCATTTGTATAAGCAAAAACGCGTTCTTTTAAGTCTTCGTTTTTTGGATTAATAGTGTATTTGCAACCGAATTCCCGCGCGTCTGCTAACTTTTTATCACTGATATCAACCGCGATAATATCTTTTACTCCCGCAAGAAGTAAGCATTGTACAACCAAGATTCCGATGGTTCCAATTCCGAAGACAATGACCGTATCGCCAAGTCTCGGCTGAATACCAAGTACCCCGTGCATCGATACAGCAAGTGGTTCAATCATCGCACCTTCTTCAAAATCAAGGTCGCCGATAGAAATGACATTGTCGGCTTTCATGACGACATTTTCAGCAAATCCGCCGTGGAAGTGTGATCCCACCATCCGGTAGTTGTCACATAATGCAAAGTCGCCCGCTTTACAATAATTACATTCCATACAAGGCTCGAGCGGAATCCCTGCAACACGGTC from Listeria monocytogenes ATCC 19117 encodes the following:
- the tkt gene encoding transketolase; protein product: MKKTLDRQAVDTIRSLSIDMIEKANSGHPGMPMGAAPMAYMLFAKHLVFNPANPEWFNRDRFVLSAGHGSALLYSMLHLFGYDVKMEDLKQFRQLDSLTPGHPEFGWTAGVDATSGPLGQGIGMAAGMALAESHLAAEYNQPNYPIVDHYTYAICGDGDLMEGVASETASLAGHLGLGKLIVLYDSNDICLDGDLSATFSENAADRFRAYGWQVLRVEDGNNLAAIQEKIVQAKLETSKPTLIEVKTVIGYGAPTKAGSSASHGAPLGEKEANGAKEHYEWAEEPFTVPAEVRDYLRNYKARGEKLEGAWNTMLANYKKEFPELASQLDRVLAGEVAADWNANLPTFEAGTNVATRSASGKMINAIAAELPELFGGSADLGCSNKTFIDASPAYSIQDPAGKNIWFGVREFAMGAMLNGMALHSGLRVFGSTFFVFSDYVRPAMRMAALMQLPVTYVFTHDSIAVGEDGPTHEPIEQLASLRAMPGLTVIRPADAKETRAAWEIAATNTNGPIALVLSRQDLPVLENAQEEVDAGVDKGAYIVAPANSSKPDAIIIATGSEVSLAIEAKAELAKKDIDVSVVSLSSWERFEKTTDAYKESILPKEVTARFAIEAGATFGWKEFIGSEGDMLGIDHFGASAPAKDLFNAYGFTPENVADRVETVIAKAGVRV
- a CDS encoding zinc-binding dehydrogenase; protein product: MKAVVKTNPGYDQMELRDVEEPQVYGDKVKIKVAFTGICGSDIHTFKGEYKNPTTPVTLGHEFSGVVVEVGPDVTSIKVGDRVTSETTFETCGECIYCKERDYNLCSNRRGIGTQANGSFAEFVLSREESCHVLDERISLEAAALTEPLACCVHSALEKTTIRPDDTVLVFGPGPIGLLLAQVVKAQGATVIMAGITKDSDRLRLAKELGMDRIVDTLKEDLAEVVLGMTDGYGAERVFDCSGAVPAVNQGLPLTKKKGDFVQVGLFAEKKNAIDEESIIQREIAYIGSRSQKPSSWILALDLLANGKINTDKMITKVYGLDDWREAFEAVMAGNEIKVLVKS
- the rpe gene encoding ribulose-phosphate 3-epimerase, translated to MTFVAPSLLAADYMNMANSIKEAEHAGADYLHIDVMDGHFVPNLTFGIDMVEQIKKTATIPLDVHLMLSNPENYIEKFAAAGAHIISVHIEAAPHIHRVIQQIKAAGCKAGVVLNPGTPASVLDAVLADVDLVLQMTVNPGFGGQAFIDSTIKNMRYLDHWRRENNGSYVIEVDGGVNAETAEKCKQAGVDVLVAGSYFFRADDKIACIKELKA
- the rpiB gene encoding ribose 5-phosphate isomerase B codes for the protein MKLTIGCDHGGRRLKDAIVKHLREKDIEVVDIGTYTDESVDFPSYAEEVANQVVSGQSELGILCCGTGIGMSIAANKVDGIRAAVVSDTFSARATREHNNSNVLCLGERVIGEGLALLLVDTWLEASFAGDRHKRRLDKITELERK
- a CDS encoding galactitol-1-phosphate 5-dehydrogenase gives rise to the protein MRAAVLYENNVIKAEQIDEATCGKDQVRVEVKAVGICGSDIHKMQTRWKYPLPAVMGHEFAGVVTEIGSEVTNVAIGDRVAGIPLEPCMECNYCKAGDFALCDNYRMVGSHFHGGFAENVVMKADNVISIGDLDFEEGAMIEPLAVSMHGVLGIQPRLGDTVIVFGIGTIGILVVQCLLLAGVKDIIAVDISDKKLADAREFGCKYTINPKNEDLKERVFAYTNGLGADIALECAGSKITQEQCLLVTKKKGKVGFLGIAYADVLLHEEAFENIFRRELTLKGFWNSYSAPFPGEEWRTSIEFVKQGRIKLKPLISHRYKLEETKEAFDMILSREHDYNKVMILPQKGDD
- a CDS encoding ribulose-phosphate 3-epimerase; this encodes MRKIAASIMCADQLHLGEELRRLESAGVELLHCDVMDGVYVNNLALGPEYLEIVRNNTEIPLDIHLATITPLKYIDMFGPVKPEYISFHVEVAEDVSEVIRKIRSYNVKPSIAINPETPIEAIYPYLDDVEMVLMMTVNPGFAGQKFQTDVLQKLHDLKAKLAGKVHAPLIEVDGNINKETVGLMRDCLPDIYVLGTSALFHDRDKTSYAERLVHIWSDVEKHV